The DNA region ATCGAGCCGGTCCGAACGGTCCGTTACCCACGCAGCAGCGGCTTGTACGTGATGCGGTGCGGCTGGTCGGCGGCGGCGCCCAAATCTTCTGATTTTGAAAGATCGTTGAATCACCGGAACGATCCGGGGGATTTTCTGTTTGCTGTGGACGCGCCGGATTGGGGGCTTGCCCGCCGATCCATTTCCAAAAGGAAGCTCCCATGGCAGACGAACAGAAGCCCAGAAAAGTCGGTGTGTATGACGGTTCCGGAATCGGCGGTTTCGGGATGAACTGGATGTGGATCATCCTCGGGCTGATCGTGGTGGCGATCGTCCTCTATCTCCTGTTCCGTTGACCGGCGGCCCGCGCCGCCATGACCGTCTCCGACGATGCCTCCCCCGGCGGGGACGGCGTAGCCATTCCCCTGCACGATGAGTCGGTGACCATCGGGAAACAGCGGGTCGAACGCAGCCGCGTTCGGGTGACCACCCGCGTGTCCGAACGCGAAACGCTGGTCCGGGAACGGCTGGACCATGAAGAGGCGACGGTGACCCGTGTGCCCATCGACCGGGAAATCGACGTCCATCCCGATATTCGCCAGGAGGGCGACGTCACGGTGATCCCGCTGGTCGAGGAGGTGCTGGTGGTTGAACGCCGTCTGGTGCTCCGCGAAGAGCTGCATATCCGCAAGACCCACCGGACCGTCGAGGTCGAACAGCCTGTCATCCTGCGCTCCGAACAGGCCGCAGTGGAACGCGTCGCCACGGCTCCGCCTTCCGCCGCTCCCGGTTCTCCCCCGAATTCCACGCCTGTTTCCACGCCCGAGGAGTAAAGCCGATGACCAAGACCATCGTCGCCCTCTACGATCACCGCTCCGATGCCGAAACCGCGATGCGCGACCTGCATGCCGCAGGCTTCGAATCCAGCGCGATCGACGTCCTGTCCCATGCCGAGATGACCGCCAGCGGTCCGGGCGCCATCGACATCGCCGCCACCGAAACCACGACCCCATCCATCGGCATGGTTGAGGGCATGGCCCGTCCCGGCCTTGCCTCCGGCTATGTCGCCGGCGGAATGGGCAGCGGATTGGGCGGCACCACCACGGGCACGGGCACCGGCACCGGCACCGGCGCCAGCGCCGGCGGCATCCTGACCCGCCTGACCAACTGGGGCGTCCCGGACCAGGACGCACAGCTCTATGCCGAGGGCGTGCGCCGCGGCGGGTCACTGCTGAGGGTCCGGTTGGATGAAGAGGACGTGGACCGCGCCATGGACGTGCTGGAGCGCGGCAACATCGTGGATGTCGAGGAACGCGGCGCCGCCTACCGCGAGTCCGGCTGGGCCGGCTTCGATGAGAGCGCCGGCTATTACGACGAGAACAAGGCGAATGAGGAGCGCATGCGCTACTCCCCCGGCCGCAAGCCCGCCGGCGAGGGCCTGACCGGTGCCGCCACGGCGATGCGCGACGTCAACACGGAAGGCCTGCGCACCGGCTCCGCCGAACGGGAAGAGCAGATCCCGCTGATGGAGGAGCAGGTCGACATCGGCAAACGCAGCGTCGAGCGCGGCAGCGTCCGCGTCCGCAGCTATGTCGTCGAGACGCCGGTCGAGGAGCAGGTCCGCCTGCGCGACGAGACCGTCACCGTCGAACGCCGGCCCGGCGGTCTGGCCGAAAGCGGCACGACGGTCCCGGCCGACGCCTTCCGTGAACGCACCATCGAGGTGACGGAGACGGATGAGGAGGCGGTGGTCAACAAGACCGCCCATGTCCGCGAAACGGTCGTGGTGCGCAAGGACGTCGAGGAGCGCGCCGAGACCGTCCACGACACCGTGCGCCGCACCGAGGTGGAGATCGACGACACGCGCGGCAAGACCACGGACCGCCGTAGCGACCTCGACCGCTAACGCCCGGCCATCATCCGGTACAAAGAAAAACGGAGGCGACCCTGCGGTCGCCTCCGTTCTTTTTTGCGAACCGGTTCAGGCGGTCAGCCGCGCACCAGCGGCTTGTACTTGATGCGGTGTGGCTGGTCGGCGTCGGCGCCCAGGCGGCGCTTCTTGTCGGCTTCATAGTCCTGGAAGTTGCCTTCGAACCATTCGACGTGGCTTTCGCCCTCGAAGGCCAGGATGTGGGTGGCGATGCGGTCGAGGAACCAGCGATCGTGGCTGATGACCACGGCGCAGCCGGCGAAGCTCTGCAGCGCATCTTCCAGCGCCCGCAGCGTGTCGACGTCCAGGTCGTTGGTCGGTTCGTCGAGCAGCAGGACATTGGCGCCGGACTTCAGCATCTTGGCGAGATGGACGCGGTTGCGCTCACCGCCCGACAGCTGGCCGACCTTCTTCTGCTGGTCGGGACCGCGGAAGTTGAAGCTGGAGACATAGGCGCGGCTCGGCATGGTCTTCTTGCCGAGCTCCACCAGATCCAGTCCGTCGGAGATCTCCTCCCACACCGTCTTCTTGGCGTCCAGGCTGTCGCGGCTCTGGTCGACATAGCCGAGCTTCACCGTGTCGCCGACGCGGAAGGTGCCGGCATCCGGCCCGTCCTGCCCGGTGATCATGCGGAACAGCGTGGTCTTGCCGGCGCCGTTCGGGCCGATGACGCCGACGATGCCGCCCGGCGGCAGGCGGAAGGACAGCCCGTCGATCAGCAGGCGGTCGGCAAAGCCCTTGGCGATGCTCTCCGCCTCGATGACGACGTTGCCGAGGCGCGGCGGCACCGGAATGACGATCCGGGTCTCGCCGGACTGTTCCTTGCCGCTTTCGGCCAGCAACGTCTCGTAGGCGGTGATGCGGGCCTTGCTCTTGGCCTGACGGGCGCGCGGGCTCTGGCGGATCCACTCCAGCTCGGTGGCCAGCTGCTTCTGGCGCGATTCCTCCTGGCGGCCTTCCTGCTCCAGGCGCTTCTGCTTCTGCTCCAGCCAGGACGAATAGTTGCCTTCCCACGGAATCCCCGACCCGCGGTCGAGTTCGAGGATCCAGCCGGTGACGCTGTCCAGGAAATAGCGGTCGTGGGTGACCAGGACGACGGTGCCCTTGTAGTCCTCCAGATGCTTCTGCAGCCAGGCGACCGATTCGGCGTCGAGATGGTTGGTCGGCTCGTCGAGCAGCAGCAGGTCGGGCTTTTCCAGCAGCAGCTTGCACAGCGCGATGCGGCGCTTCTCACCACCCGAC from Azospirillum thiophilum includes:
- a CDS encoding YsnF/AvaK domain-containing protein translates to MTVSDDASPGGDGVAIPLHDESVTIGKQRVERSRVRVTTRVSERETLVRERLDHEEATVTRVPIDREIDVHPDIRQEGDVTVIPLVEEVLVVERRLVLREELHIRKTHRTVEVEQPVILRSEQAAVERVATAPPSAAPGSPPNSTPVSTPEE
- a CDS encoding YsnF/AvaK domain-containing protein codes for the protein MTKTIVALYDHRSDAETAMRDLHAAGFESSAIDVLSHAEMTASGPGAIDIAATETTTPSIGMVEGMARPGLASGYVAGGMGSGLGGTTTGTGTGTGTGASAGGILTRLTNWGVPDQDAQLYAEGVRRGGSLLRVRLDEEDVDRAMDVLERGNIVDVEERGAAYRESGWAGFDESAGYYDENKANEERMRYSPGRKPAGEGLTGAATAMRDVNTEGLRTGSAEREEQIPLMEEQVDIGKRSVERGSVRVRSYVVETPVEEQVRLRDETVTVERRPGGLAESGTTVPADAFRERTIEVTETDEEAVVNKTAHVRETVVVRKDVEERAETVHDTVRRTEVEIDDTRGKTTDRRSDLDR
- the ettA gene encoding energy-dependent translational throttle protein EttA, whose protein sequence is MASYQYVYVMKGLTKVYPGGKKVLDNVWLSFLPGVKIGVLGVNGSGKSTLMKIMAGLDKDFSGEAWSADGARVGYLPQEPQLDPTKNVHENVMEALKETKALLDRFNEVSNMMADPDADFDALLTEQGELQEKIDAADAWDIDRTVEIAMDALRCPPGDADVTKLSGGEKRRIALCKLLLEKPDLLLLDEPTNHLDAESVAWLQKHLEDYKGTVVLVTHDRYFLDSVTGWILELDRGSGIPWEGNYSSWLEQKQKRLEQEGRQEESRQKQLATELEWIRQSPRARQAKSKARITAYETLLAESGKEQSGETRIVIPVPPRLGNVVIEAESIAKGFADRLLIDGLSFRLPPGGIVGVIGPNGAGKTTLFRMITGQDGPDAGTFRVGDTVKLGYVDQSRDSLDAKKTVWEEISDGLDLVELGKKTMPSRAYVSSFNFRGPDQQKKVGQLSGGERNRVHLAKMLKSGANVLLLDEPTNDLDVDTLRALEDALQSFAGCAVVISHDRWFLDRIATHILAFEGESHVEWFEGNFQDYEADKKRRLGADADQPHRIKYKPLVRG